Proteins from one Ignavibacteriota bacterium genomic window:
- a CDS encoding OmpA family protein: MTRLRGRVFRTGRLLLLSAACAFVWPAAQAQDDTLARHTSYGVFGGAGWNLHRADFRALPGVPNCCPSFTEGGGLGYAAGVLTEFPFSARWALALRAGLAQSGAVLTAREGTYLIAGEETVPGEFEHRIEISIFSAGLEPSATYRVAGPLRVHAGLRAGLVLSTRYEQRETIVLPVNRGTFLENGLRTRNESNGVIPEAGAMQLAISAGLSVELPLNARGTLFAAPEVFASYALTPVVTGYAWHAHALRAGLSVFYRRKDDPPPPPPPPPPPPPPVREPVLAAELRAFGVDDQGKDSPNARVRIEEFIGAQMRPLLPFVFFGENSDTIPSRYRQLTRESAGAFHVGLLHEANAIGVHHDVLNVIGKRLTEHPDAVITITGCNADEGPEKRNIALSRRRAERVRAYLRDVWGIGDRRMEIRVRNLPVMNSSIADADGAEENRRVEISAADWSILQPVLTRDTMRLATRPIIRFRPTITAESGLASWRVSVRRAGTVVASFDGTEMPPEVLSWDITGRDGLSFEDTTSLEYNMDVTDLRGKRIVTESRGIAVDRLTVQMKRTERIEDKLIDRYALILFDFNSAELRGPNRVIVDSIRAQLRPNSTVFVTGYSDRSGEENYNKDLSARRAQEVLRTLGTTNGFSAGLGESVRPYDNESPEGRTCSRTVQVRVETPVAYEPDTP; the protein is encoded by the coding sequence ATGACGCGGCTTCGCGGACGTGTGTTCCGGACCGGGCGGCTGCTGCTGCTCTCGGCCGCCTGCGCCTTCGTCTGGCCTGCCGCGCAGGCACAGGACGACACGCTCGCGCGGCATACCTCGTACGGTGTTTTCGGCGGCGCGGGATGGAACCTTCATCGCGCCGATTTCCGCGCGCTGCCCGGCGTGCCTAACTGTTGTCCGTCCTTCACTGAAGGCGGAGGCCTCGGATACGCCGCGGGCGTGTTGACCGAATTTCCCTTCTCCGCCCGCTGGGCTCTTGCGCTTCGCGCGGGTCTCGCGCAAAGCGGCGCCGTCTTGACCGCACGCGAAGGCACCTATCTCATCGCGGGCGAGGAGACCGTACCGGGGGAATTCGAACATCGGATCGAGATATCCATTTTCAGCGCAGGACTCGAACCCTCCGCAACGTACCGCGTGGCGGGTCCGCTGCGTGTCCATGCCGGACTGCGCGCGGGGCTCGTGCTGTCGACGCGCTATGAACAGCGCGAGACGATCGTGCTGCCCGTGAACCGCGGCACCTTTCTCGAGAACGGCCTGCGCACACGCAACGAAAGCAACGGTGTCATTCCCGAGGCGGGCGCCATGCAGCTTGCCATCAGCGCGGGCCTCAGCGTGGAATTGCCGTTGAATGCACGGGGCACCCTGTTCGCCGCGCCGGAGGTATTCGCGAGTTACGCATTGACACCCGTGGTCACCGGCTACGCCTGGCATGCGCACGCCCTGCGCGCCGGCCTCTCCGTATTCTACCGACGCAAGGACGATCCGCCGCCCCCGCCGCCTCCGCCGCCCCCTCCGCCTCCGCCCGTGCGCGAGCCCGTGCTGGCGGCCGAGCTGCGCGCTTTCGGCGTCGACGATCAGGGGAAGGACAGTCCGAACGCGCGTGTGCGCATCGAGGAATTCATCGGCGCGCAGATGCGCCCGCTGCTGCCCTTTGTGTTCTTCGGCGAGAACAGCGACACGATCCCGTCCCGCTACAGGCAGTTGACGCGCGAAAGCGCCGGCGCCTTTCACGTCGGCTTGCTGCACGAGGCGAATGCGATCGGCGTGCATCACGATGTGCTGAACGTGATCGGCAAGCGGTTGACAGAACATCCCGACGCCGTGATCACGATCACCGGGTGTAATGCCGACGAGGGTCCGGAGAAGCGCAACATCGCGCTCTCGCGTCGCAGGGCTGAGCGTGTGCGCGCATATCTGCGCGACGTGTGGGGCATCGGTGACCGCCGCATGGAAATACGGGTGCGGAATCTGCCCGTCATGAATTCGAGCATCGCCGACGCGGACGGCGCCGAGGAAAACCGCCGCGTGGAGATCAGCGCCGCGGACTGGAGCATACTGCAGCCCGTGCTGACGCGCGACACCATGCGCCTCGCGACGCGGCCCATCATTCGTTTCCGTCCCACGATCACCGCCGAGTCGGGCCTGGCGTCATGGCGCGTGTCCGTGCGGCGCGCGGGCACCGTGGTCGCCTCGTTCGACGGCACGGAGATGCCGCCCGAGGTGTTGAGCTGGGACATCACGGGCCGCGACGGCCTCTCGTTCGAAGACACGACGTCGCTCGAGTACAACATGGATGTGACCGACCTGCGCGGAAAGCGTATTGTAACCGAGAGCAGGGGCATCGCCGTGGACCGGCTGACCGTGCAGATGAAGCGCACCGAACGCATCGAGGACAAGCTCATCGACCGCTACGCGTTGATCCTGTTCGATTTCAACAGCGCGGAACTGCGCGGCCCGAACCGCGTGATCGTCGATTCGATTCGCGCGCAGTTGCGCCCGAATTCCACCGTGTTTGTGACGGGGTACAGCGACAGGTCGGGCGAGGAAAACTACAACAAGGACCTCAGCGCGCGCCGCGCGCAGGAAGTGCTGCGCACGCTTGGAACGACGAACGGTTTCTCGGCCGGACTCGGTGAAAGCGTGCGCCCCTACGACAACGAGTCGCCCGAGGGCCGCACATGCAGCCGCACCGTGCAGGTGCGCGTCGAGACCCCGGTCGCCTACGAACCCGACACGCCGTGA
- a CDS encoding hydrogenase maturation protease: MSGAGTVLLCIGNTLRRDDGAAHALADLLAARAAAGLHIVRAFQLLPEHAEHLAAAARAVLCDAALPDGRPPHIVAHTPDPGAVSGLHGPGLDALAALALTVYGRCADLFVCSIPCHDFSHGEGLSPEARTNVAAAAVLLGQFLDAEHGHA; encoded by the coding sequence GTGAGCGGCGCCGGCACCGTGCTGCTGTGCATCGGCAACACGCTGCGCCGCGACGACGGAGCGGCGCACGCGCTCGCCGACCTGCTTGCAGCGCGCGCGGCCGCGGGTCTGCACATCGTGCGCGCGTTCCAGCTTCTGCCCGAACACGCGGAACACCTCGCCGCGGCCGCGCGCGCGGTGCTCTGCGACGCCGCACTCCCCGACGGCCGCCCGCCGCACATCGTCGCGCACACGCCCGATCCCGGCGCCGTGTCCGGACTGCACGGCCCGGGACTTGACGCGCTCGCGGCGCTCGCGCTCACAGTGTACGGACGTTGCGCGGATCTCTTCGTGTGCAGCATCCCCTGCCACGATTTCTCACACGGCGAAGGACTCAGCCCCGAGGCCCGCACAAACGTCGCCGCCGCCGCGGTCCTGCTCGGTCAATTTCTCGATGCGGAGCATGGTCATGCCTGA
- a CDS encoding response regulator transcription factor: MPSAPEEYTVPVDDQKRHDEIIKVAIIDDDEDIRNGLGWVIEFSDGYVLTGTYKSCADALEHIEENLPDVVLMDIGLPGRSGIECVRALKEAFPAVQVIMQTVYSDDDKIFESLRAGAVGYILKKTPTVSVLQAVSDAHAGGAPMSGEIARKVLTFFQTPKEDDGMASLSARETDVLEALVEGHSYKAIAEKLFVSVHTVRFHLHNIYEKLHVNSRAEAVAKLMKHRRA; the protein is encoded by the coding sequence ATGCCCAGCGCTCCAGAGGAATACACCGTGCCCGTGGACGATCAGAAACGACACGACGAAATTATAAAGGTCGCCATCATCGATGACGATGAGGACATCCGCAATGGCCTCGGCTGGGTCATCGAATTCTCCGATGGCTACGTGCTCACCGGCACCTACAAGAGTTGCGCCGACGCGCTGGAGCACATCGAGGAAAACCTCCCCGACGTGGTATTGATGGACATCGGTCTGCCCGGACGCAGCGGCATCGAATGTGTGCGCGCGTTGAAGGAGGCATTTCCCGCCGTGCAGGTGATCATGCAGACGGTGTACAGCGACGACGACAAGATCTTCGAATCGCTGCGCGCAGGCGCCGTCGGATACATCCTGAAAAAGACCCCCACCGTCAGCGTGCTGCAGGCGGTGAGCGACGCGCATGCGGGCGGCGCGCCCATGTCGGGCGAGATCGCGAGGAAGGTGCTCACTTTTTTCCAGACGCCGAAGGAAGACGACGGCATGGCGTCGCTCTCCGCCCGCGAGACCGACGTGCTCGAGGCGTTGGTGGAAGGCCACAGCTACAAGGCCATCGCGGAGAAACTGTTTGTCTCCGTGCACACCGTGCGTTTCCACCTGCACAACATTTACGAGAAGCTCCACGTCAACTCCCGCGCCGAGGCCGTCGCAAAATTGATGAAACACCGCAGGGCCTGA
- the glgB gene encoding 1,4-alpha-glucan branching protein GlgB, with translation MKTTASVEDVFRIIYTEHHDPYTVLGIHRISLRKKPSVAVRAFLPAVVQAWVVREGENGARVETVMERVHAEGFFEAVFKGESDVFPYMLKTVGYDEEERVFHDSYAFLPQLTDFDLHLFNEGNHYKIYNKLGAHYVEINGIGGIEFAVWAPNARSVSVIGSFNNWDRRMHAMRVLGGSGVWEIFIPGLDAGELYKFEIKSKDGYVLDKTDPFAAAMEVRPRTASLTHRSYHTWDDAAWMKQRRGTDAANTPMSIYEVHLGSWRRPEKHNPEHALFGGVTYRGMAPQLAAYVKEMGYTHIELLPIMEHPFDGSWGYQVTGYYAPSSRFGSPDDFRWFIDFMHREGIGVILDWVPAHFPKDQHALGRFDGTALFEHADPRKGEHMDWGTFIFNYGRNEVRNFLIANALYWIDEFHIDGLRIDAVASLLYLDYSRKEGEWIPNEFGGRENLEAINFLRQLNWAVRVNHPGAIVIAEESTSFTGVTHPADSNGLGFDFKWNMGWMHDMLEYFQKDPLFRRYHHNNLTFGLLYAFTEQFLLPISHDEVVHGKGSLIGKMPGDYWQRFANMRAFLGFMYAHPGKKLLFMGQEFGQWNEWNHDDELDWNLLAFDAHRQLQTWVKDLNTLYRNEPALFEIDTSWQGFAWIDLHDANHSMLSFERVARNGERVVVVCNFTPTVHEHYRLGVSEPGVYRELLNSDSEFYGGSGVGNGGAASTDDVPHHDRQQSLLLRVPPLGVLFLKRND, from the coding sequence ATGAAAACCACCGCCTCCGTCGAGGATGTCTTTCGTATCATCTACACCGAGCACCACGATCCGTACACCGTGCTCGGCATACACAGGATATCTCTGCGAAAGAAACCCTCCGTGGCCGTGCGGGCCTTTCTTCCCGCGGTCGTGCAGGCATGGGTCGTGCGCGAGGGCGAAAACGGCGCACGCGTCGAAACGGTGATGGAACGTGTCCATGCGGAGGGCTTTTTTGAAGCGGTGTTCAAGGGCGAATCCGACGTGTTCCCCTACATGCTCAAGACCGTCGGCTACGACGAAGAGGAACGGGTCTTCCACGATTCTTACGCCTTCCTGCCGCAACTGACGGACTTCGACCTGCATCTCTTCAACGAGGGCAATCACTACAAGATCTACAACAAACTCGGCGCGCACTATGTGGAGATCAACGGCATCGGGGGCATTGAATTCGCCGTCTGGGCTCCGAACGCGCGCAGCGTCAGTGTAATCGGATCGTTCAACAATTGGGACCGCCGTATGCACGCGATGCGTGTGCTTGGCGGCTCCGGCGTGTGGGAGATATTTATTCCCGGGCTGGACGCGGGCGAGTTGTACAAGTTCGAAATCAAATCGAAGGACGGATACGTCCTCGACAAGACCGATCCGTTCGCAGCGGCGATGGAAGTGCGCCCGCGTACCGCATCGCTCACGCACCGCAGTTATCATACCTGGGACGATGCGGCATGGATGAAACAGCGCCGGGGCACCGATGCGGCCAACACGCCGATGTCGATTTACGAGGTGCATCTCGGTTCCTGGCGCAGACCCGAAAAGCACAATCCCGAACATGCGCTGTTCGGCGGCGTGACCTATCGCGGCATGGCCCCGCAGCTCGCGGCGTATGTGAAGGAGATGGGCTACACACACATCGAATTGCTGCCGATCATGGAGCACCCCTTCGACGGCTCGTGGGGCTACCAGGTGACCGGCTACTACGCGCCGAGCAGCAGATTCGGATCGCCCGATGATTTCCGCTGGTTCATCGACTTCATGCATCGCGAGGGCATCGGTGTCATTCTCGACTGGGTGCCGGCGCATTTCCCGAAGGATCAGCACGCCCTCGGACGTTTCGACGGCACCGCCCTGTTCGAACACGCCGATCCGCGCAAGGGCGAGCACATGGACTGGGGCACGTTCATCTTCAACTATGGGCGCAACGAGGTGCGCAATTTCCTCATCGCGAACGCCCTGTACTGGATCGACGAATTCCATATTGACGGCCTGCGCATCGATGCCGTCGCCTCGCTGCTGTACCTCGATTATTCGCGCAAGGAAGGCGAGTGGATCCCCAACGAATTCGGCGGCCGCGAAAATCTCGAGGCAATTAACTTCCTGCGCCAGCTCAACTGGGCCGTCCGCGTCAATCATCCCGGCGCCATCGTCATCGCGGAAGAATCGACATCCTTCACCGGTGTGACACATCCTGCCGACAGCAACGGCCTCGGCTTCGATTTCAAATGGAACATGGGCTGGATGCACGACATGCTCGAGTATTTCCAGAAGGATCCCCTCTTCCGCAGATACCATCACAACAATCTGACCTTCGGCCTCCTCTACGCGTTCACCGAACAATTCCTGCTTCCGATTTCACACGACGAGGTGGTGCACGGCAAGGGTTCGCTCATCGGCAAGATGCCGGGCGACTACTGGCAGCGTTTCGCAAACATGCGCGCCTTCCTCGGCTTCATGTACGCGCACCCGGGCAAGAAGCTGCTGTTCATGGGTCAGGAGTTCGGCCAGTGGAATGAATGGAATCATGACGACGAACTCGACTGGAATCTGCTTGCCTTCGACGCACACCGCCAGTTGCAGACGTGGGTGAAGGACCTCAACACCCTCTACCGCAACGAACCCGCCCTGTTCGAGATCGACACATCATGGCAGGGTTTCGCGTGGATCGATTTGCACGACGCGAATCACAGCATGCTGTCGTTCGAGCGCGTCGCGCGCAACGGTGAACGTGTCGTCGTCGTCTGCAATTTCACGCCGACCGTGCATGAGCATTACCGGCTGGGCGTCAGCGAGCCGGGAGTGTACCGCGAGCTGCTGAACAGCGACTCCGAGTTTTACGGCGGCAGCGGTGTGGGCAACGGCGGAGCGGCGAGCACGGACGATGTTCCGCACCACGACAGACAGCAGTCGCTGCTTCTGCGTGTGCCGCCGTTGGGCGTCCTGTTTCTGAAGAGGAACGACTGA
- a CDS encoding pullulanase, producing the protein MHLLSAQLQARNRIVLRFDHTVGHLTVGDITVAPRVRIAALESLENMCVLHTDELDLRKSYTLFVHNAGSAPVIPDGVFDAFVSDKELGCTRAGGLLVFRLFAPRATSVILQLQATLDDAFGTLFAMDMDESGVWEIALDEQPEWNYYSYRVDAPPAPGMELDLPGPIADPYARAVVTRNSYRHEARAVLPMRIPDFDWGDDAPVPIAARDLVIYEMHVRDMTAHASSEVDEEHAGTYTGLAAARGRGGIGYLAELGVNAVELLPVQHFASIEPPYMQRTSEGLCNTWNPYERNHWGYMTSYFFAPEPTYATGSVSQPGLWNDVSCRHVTELKSLIKSLHAAGIAVILDVVYNHTSQYDEQPLKRVDALYYYRSDARGNLGNGSGCGNDLHTARPMARRLIVESIAHWMTEYHVDGFRFDLAAMIDDETFAAIRARAESINPRVVLIAEPWGGGSYDLARFSRLTMPSWNDVFRNGVKGVSPSAPGFIFGQWGWNPPEAFGRWILGCITESGGPLHDAAHSVNYLASHDGYTLGDFVRLGCGEAREHQPVRDQTKNALLSGTQLRIQRLAACMLFVSQGAVMIHHGQEFGRSKVIARRRLSGTTPGMLDHNSYEKDDETNWINWLHADLNADLLAYYRGLIALRAALRPLRHAPPRAYTFLVPDVSVASGFVIDAPVPSGDMIAVLLNANHGTTARYTIPDGLWRVYADGERAGATAIRTLQGGSVDVPAGTAMVLVRVSAAVFRDADTAH; encoded by the coding sequence ATGCATCTCCTTTCGGCACAACTCCAGGCGCGCAACAGAATCGTGCTGCGCTTCGACCATACGGTCGGCCATCTCACGGTCGGCGACATCACCGTCGCCCCGCGCGTGCGCATCGCCGCGCTCGAGTCGCTCGAGAACATGTGTGTGCTGCACACCGACGAACTAGATCTGCGCAAGTCGTACACACTTTTCGTGCATAATGCGGGAAGCGCGCCCGTCATTCCCGACGGCGTCTTCGACGCCTTCGTGTCGGACAAGGAACTGGGCTGCACACGCGCAGGCGGACTGCTCGTGTTCCGCCTCTTCGCGCCGCGTGCGACTTCCGTGATACTGCAATTGCAGGCCACTCTCGACGACGCGTTCGGAACGCTCTTCGCGATGGACATGGACGAATCGGGCGTGTGGGAAATAGCGCTCGATGAACAGCCGGAGTGGAACTACTATTCGTACCGCGTCGACGCGCCCCCCGCGCCCGGCATGGAACTCGATCTGCCCGGACCCATCGCGGATCCGTACGCGCGGGCCGTCGTGACGCGGAACAGCTACCGGCACGAAGCCCGCGCGGTGCTGCCCATGCGCATCCCCGACTTCGACTGGGGCGACGACGCCCCGGTTCCCATCGCGGCTCGCGACCTCGTGATCTACGAGATGCATGTGCGCGATATGACGGCGCACGCGTCGAGCGAGGTCGACGAGGAACACGCGGGGACGTACACCGGTCTCGCCGCGGCACGCGGACGCGGAGGCATCGGCTACCTGGCCGAGCTGGGAGTGAACGCGGTGGAGCTGCTTCCGGTGCAGCACTTTGCGTCCATCGAGCCACCTTACATGCAGCGCACCAGCGAAGGCCTCTGCAACACATGGAATCCCTACGAGCGGAATCACTGGGGATACATGACCTCGTATTTCTTCGCGCCCGAGCCCACGTACGCCACCGGATCGGTGTCGCAGCCGGGATTGTGGAACGACGTGTCATGCAGGCATGTAACGGAATTGAAGTCGCTGATCAAATCGCTGCACGCCGCGGGCATCGCGGTGATTCTCGACGTGGTGTACAATCACACTTCGCAGTACGACGAGCAGCCGCTCAAGCGTGTCGACGCGTTGTACTACTACCGTTCCGACGCGCGAGGGAACCTGGGCAACGGCAGCGGCTGCGGCAACGATCTGCACACCGCGCGGCCCATGGCGCGCCGACTCATCGTCGAGAGCATCGCGCATTGGATGACCGAATACCATGTCGACGGATTCCGCTTCGACCTCGCGGCGATGATCGACGACGAGACGTTCGCCGCCATCCGCGCCCGAGCCGAATCGATCAATCCGCGGGTCGTGCTCATCGCCGAACCCTGGGGCGGCGGCTCGTACGATCTCGCGCGATTCTCGCGTCTCACCATGCCTTCGTGGAACGACGTGTTCCGCAACGGCGTGAAAGGAGTGTCGCCATCGGCCCCGGGTTTCATCTTCGGACAGTGGGGATGGAATCCTCCCGAGGCCTTCGGACGCTGGATACTCGGATGTATCACCGAGAGCGGCGGTCCGCTGCACGACGCCGCGCATTCGGTGAACTACCTGGCGTCACACGACGGGTACACACTCGGCGATTTCGTGCGGCTGGGATGCGGCGAGGCGCGCGAGCATCAGCCCGTGCGCGACCAGACCAAAAACGCGCTGCTCAGCGGCACGCAGCTCCGCATTCAACGCCTCGCGGCGTGTATGCTGTTTGTATCGCAGGGGGCGGTGATGATTCATCACGGACAGGAATTCGGCCGCAGCAAGGTGATCGCGCGGCGGCGCCTGAGCGGCACGACGCCGGGTATGCTCGACCACAACAGCTACGAGAAGGACGACGAGACCAATTGGATCAACTGGCTGCACGCGGATCTCAACGCGGACCTTCTCGCGTATTACCGCGGACTGATCGCCCTGCGTGCCGCACTGCGGCCGTTACGCCACGCGCCTCCGCGCGCGTACACGTTCCTCGTACCCGATGTATCCGTCGCCAGCGGCTTTGTGATCGACGCGCCCGTCCCCTCGGGCGACATGATCGCGGTGCTTCTCAACGCCAATCACGGCACGACGGCGCGTTACACGATTCCAGACGGTCTGTGGCGCGTGTATGCCGACGGCGAGCGCGCCGGCGCTACTGCCATCAGAACATTGCAGGGCGGATCGGTGGATGTGCCCGCGGGCACGGCGATGGTGCTTGTGCGCGTGTCCGCCGCCGTGTTTCGTGACGCGGATACGGCGCACTGA
- the speB gene encoding agmatinase, protein MPVPVLPESKNFLGIPRANSSYESSRIGILSAPYEHTVSYGGGTGKGPAAILAASHYVEFWDEEYKRELCFDAGITTLRPLSFEKLRDARALTRIEDAVRRLLDDGKFAVTLGGEHTISAAPIKAHFEKHPRMSVLQFDAHSDLRLAYQGTPFSHASVMARVAEFFPPSRIVQVGIRAQCIEEYRMIEQQGIHTFFARDLHAGTHGENWRASVLDTLGDEVYITFDVDYFDPSIMPATGTPEPGGFQWDETMELLSMIGRSRRIVGFDVVELAPMRGFPFPSFLAAKLVYKMLNAAFVGR, encoded by the coding sequence ATGCCTGTTCCCGTCCTCCCCGAGTCGAAGAATTTTCTCGGTATCCCGCGCGCGAACTCGTCCTACGAATCGTCGCGCATCGGCATCCTGAGCGCACCGTACGAGCATACGGTATCCTACGGCGGCGGCACGGGCAAGGGTCCCGCCGCCATACTCGCGGCCTCGCACTATGTGGAATTCTGGGACGAGGAGTACAAGCGTGAACTCTGTTTTGACGCAGGCATCACCACGCTGCGTCCGCTCTCGTTCGAGAAGCTGCGCGACGCGCGGGCGCTGACGCGTATCGAGGACGCCGTGCGGCGCCTGCTCGACGATGGCAAATTCGCCGTGACACTCGGCGGCGAGCACACGATTTCCGCCGCGCCGATCAAGGCGCATTTCGAGAAGCATCCACGGATGAGTGTGCTGCAATTCGATGCACATTCCGACTTGCGCCTTGCGTACCAGGGCACACCATTCAGCCACGCATCGGTGATGGCCCGTGTGGCGGAGTTCTTCCCTCCTTCGCGCATCGTGCAGGTCGGCATCCGCGCGCAGTGCATCGAAGAATACCGCATGATCGAACAGCAGGGCATTCACACGTTTTTCGCGCGTGATCTGCACGCGGGAACGCACGGCGAGAATTGGCGCGCATCAGTGCTGGACACGCTCGGCGACGAGGTGTACATCACCTTCGACGTCGATTATTTTGATCCGTCGATCATGCCCGCCACCGGGACACCCGAGCCGGGCGGCTTCCAATGGGACGAAACGATGGAACTCCTGTCGATGATCGGCAGGTCGCGGCGCATCGTGGGCTTCGACGTGGTGGAACTTGCGCCGATGCGGGGCTTCCCCTTCCCCTCCTTCCTCGCCGCGAAACTCGTGTACAAGATGCTCAACGCCGCCTTTGTCGGGCGCTGA